A DNA window from Myxocyprinus asiaticus isolate MX2 ecotype Aquarium Trade chromosome 15, UBuf_Myxa_2, whole genome shotgun sequence contains the following coding sequences:
- the LOC127453036 gene encoding tumor necrosis factor receptor superfamily member 14-like isoform X2 has translation MEDSQGKHIAGVSVGQRSASNKRECFKNEYWHEGFCCDKCAPGYKLIKKCSSGIMSQCKKCTEGTYQNKMNYFPNCFRCQKCNKRKHAVIISSCTYQNNTVCGCQPGYRMWLFDSFTWDCVLPKNRVSGQARFQH, from the exons ATGGAAGATAGCCAAGGAAAACAT ATTGCAGGAGTTTCGGTGGGGCAGCGTAGTGCCAGCAACAAAAGGGAATGTTTCAAAAATGAATACTGGCATGAGGGGTTCTGCTGTGATAAATGTGCTCCAG GGTATAAGCTGATAAAGAAATGCTCCAGCGGCATTATGTCACAATGTAAGAAATGTACAGAAGGGACCTATCAAAACAAGATGAATTATTTTCCGAACTGCTTCAGATGCCAGAAATGCAACAAGCGTA AGCATGCAGTGATTATTTCATCATGTACATACCAAAATAACACGGTTTGTGGATGTCAGCCTGGATACCGCATGTGGCTCTTTGATAGCTTTACATGGGATTGTGTCCTCCCAAAAAACAGAGTTTCTGGACAGGCCCGCTTCCAGCATTAA
- the LOC127453036 gene encoding tumor necrosis factor receptor superfamily member 14-like isoform X1, with the protein MEDSQGKHVRKLSLHILILLVIAGVSVGQRSASNKRECFKNEYWHEGFCCDKCAPGYKLIKKCSSGIMSQCKKCTEGTYQNKMNYFPNCFRCQKCNKRKHAVIISSCTYQNNTVCGCQPGYRMWLFDSFTWDCVLPKNRVSGQARFQH; encoded by the exons ATGGAAGATAGCCAAGGAAAACATGTGAGAAAACTTTCACTTCACATTTTGATACTTCTGGTG ATTGCAGGAGTTTCGGTGGGGCAGCGTAGTGCCAGCAACAAAAGGGAATGTTTCAAAAATGAATACTGGCATGAGGGGTTCTGCTGTGATAAATGTGCTCCAG GGTATAAGCTGATAAAGAAATGCTCCAGCGGCATTATGTCACAATGTAAGAAATGTACAGAAGGGACCTATCAAAACAAGATGAATTATTTTCCGAACTGCTTCAGATGCCAGAAATGCAACAAGCGTA AGCATGCAGTGATTATTTCATCATGTACATACCAAAATAACACGGTTTGTGGATGTCAGCCTGGATACCGCATGTGGCTCTTTGATAGCTTTACATGGGATTGTGTCCTCCCAAAAAACAGAGTTTCTGGACAGGCCCGCTTCCAGCATTAA
- the LOC127452987 gene encoding translation initiation factor IF-2-like: MKLPFLLLGFALVCSMGITGYIHFRRKQEIHLNKQASFLDIKFRVSRDVLGEYQDQLIQSNSLLDKIKQEVDNLSKELSEAKTLVGKKIAEVDTCKGDKKRITDEIAASQTEKTNNQNEIVKEKSQWIEEISSLKRQMQEYSSLCDYIDKTSEEGRKLCGISEQPKPKSVEQKEAEEPKAEEPKAEEPKAEEPKAEEPKAEEPKAEEPKAEEPKAEEPKAEEPKAEEPKAEEPKAEEPK; the protein is encoded by the exons ATGAAGTTACCGTTCTTGCTGTTAGGTTTTGCCTTGGTGTGTAGTATGGGCATCACTGGCTACATCCACTTCAGACGCAAACAGGAGATCCACCTGAATAAACAAGCTTCTTTTCTAGATATTAAGTTCAGAGTGTCTAGGGATGTTCTGGGAGAATATCAGGATCAGTTGATCCAATCCAATTCACTGCTGGACAAGATAAAGCAAGAGGTGGATAATCTAAGCAAAGAGCTGTCTGAAGCCAAGACCTTAGTAGGGAAGAAAATAGCAGAAGTAGATACCTGTAAAGGAGACAAG AAACGAATCACAGATGAAATAGCTGCTTCACAGACAGAGAAGACAAATAACCAGA ATGAGATTGTCAAGGAGAAGTCCCAATGGATCGAGGAGATATCTTCTCTAAAAAGACAAATGCAGGAGTATAGCAGCCTTTGTGACTATATTGACAAGACATCTGAGGAGGGAAG GAAACTGTGTGGCATAAGTGAACAGCCAAAACCAAAGTCCGTGGAACAGAAAGAAGCTGAGGAACCGAAAGCTGAGGAACCCAAAGCTGAGGAACCCAAAGCTGAGGAACCCAAAGCTGAGGAACCCAAAGCTGAGGAACCCAAAGCTGAGGAACCCAAAGCTGAGGAACCCAAAGCTGAGGAACCCAAAGCTGAAGAACCCAAAGCTGAAGAACCCAAAGCTGAAGAACCCAAAGCTGAAGAACCCAAGTAG
- the LOC127453392 gene encoding myosin heavy chain, muscle-like, with product MRAMSAIIFMAICALLVVIYQAVQQELNIRNLKKRIAVTTEQVKIKEDGIVAAKMKVDELSKTISPVSTQRDQLKRQKEDHKKQTADSEKELAACQAEKSKLDKQNEEAKEALVKIKEGQEEERRKAEEEIEGLKKQILGRDLKICQFVDMTIETARKLCAGS from the exons ATGAGAGCCATGTCAGCAATTATTTTCATGGCCATATGTGCGCTGCTGGTTGTAATCTACCAGGCCGTACAACAGGAACTCAACATCCGTAACCTGAAGAAGCGCATCGCTGTTACCACAGAACAGGTGAAGATCAAGGAGGATGGCATTGTGGCAGCCAAAATGAAAGTGGACGAGCTGAGCAAAACGATTTCCCCAGTGAGCACACAGAGGGATCAGCTAAAAAGACAGAAGGAAGACCATAAGAAACAAACTGCTGACTCAGAAAAGGAACTAGCCGCCTGCCAGGCTGAGAAG AGTAAACTGGACAAGCAGAATGAAGAAGCAAAAGAGGCACTTGTTAAAATAAAAG AGGGCCAAGAAGAGGAGAGGAGGAAAGCAGAGGAAGAGATTGAGGGTTTAAAAAAGCAGATTCTAGGCAGAGACTTAAAGATTTGCCAATTTGTGGATATGACTATTGAGACTGCAAG GAAGTTATGTGCTGGTTCGTAA